In a genomic window of Melitaea cinxia chromosome 2, ilMelCinx1.1, whole genome shotgun sequence:
- the LOC123660302 gene encoding tRNA-uridine aminocarboxypropyltransferase 1 has translation MNPKSPEARCRDDKPFEGLKMSNSDILDSLNSRSPCPRCGKSRMYFCYTCYIPVSHLEGRIPRCTLPIKVDIIKHKREIDGKSTSAHAAVLAPGDVNIYTYPEIPEYALDGRTVLLYPGTEACSVKELFTGKSNSNSYIDRVLAQLPSGYNVGTLMTKVFNSDNNINEIYHTEKFPIDRLILIDSTWNQSRGIFADKRLHKIPKIVLQNRISQFWRHQKGSPRWYLSTVEALHQLLLELHICAWGRSKHYENELAKHYPIHKEENHTFCKPYDGQYDNLLYFFKYMYEKLHTLYKHDDLLAYKRPMEV, from the exons atgaaTCCTAAAAGCCCAGAAGCAAGATGTCGTGACGACAAACCTTTCGAGGGACTAAAGATGTCGAATTCAGATATATTAGACAGTTTAAACAGTCGTAGTCCTTGCCCACGTTGTGGAAAGTCTCGAATGTATTTTTGCTATACATGTTATATCCCAGTGTCTCACTTAGAAGGGCGGATTCCCAGATGTACA ttaccaATAAAAGTTGACATAATTAAACACAAGCGTGAAATTGATGGTAAAAGTACTTCAGCTCATGCCGCAGTGTTGGCTCCTGGTGATGTGAATATTTATACCTATCCTGAAATTCCTGAATATGCTTTAGATGGAAGAACAGTCTTATTATATCCAGGAACAGAAGCTTGTTCTGTTAAAGAGTTGTTTACGGGTAAAAGCAATTCCAATTCTTACATTGACCGTGTATTAGCTCAATTACCTTCAGGATACAATGTGGGTACCTTAATGACTAAAGTATTCAATAGTGATAATAACATCAATGAAATATATCACACTGAAAAATTTCCAATCGATAGACTAATATTAATTGATAGTACTTGGAATCAGAGTCGAGGAATATTTGCCGACAAAAGACTACACAAAATTCCTAAAATCGTTTTACAAAATAGAATATCTCAATTTTGGCGGCACCAAAAAGGTAGCCCCAGGTGGTATCTGTCAACTGTGGAAGCATTGCATCAATTACTGTTAGAATTACATATCTGTGCTTGGGGACGAAGTAAACACTATGAGAATGAACTCGCTAAACATTATCCCATTCATAAAGAAGAAAATCATACATTTTGCAAACCATATGATGGTCAGTATGACAAtcttctgtatttttttaaatacatgtatGAAAAATTACATACACTTTATAAACATGATGACTTATTAGCTTACAAAAGGCCAATGGAAGTATAA
- the LOC123660313 gene encoding F-box-like/WD repeat-containing protein TBL1X — MSFSIDEVNFLVYRYLQESGFHHSAYTFGIESHISQSNINGALVPPAALLNILQKGLQYTEAEITIGEDGTETRLTESLSLIDAVTPDIVAARQNAHNAQKQANKEPGSGGEQNGGTTCTAPTTTGGAATPSAPENMDVDQSIEIPASKATVLRGHESEVFICAWNPSTDLLASGSGDSTARIWDMSDNPATTPNQLVLRHCIQKGGAEVPSNKDVTSLDWNCDGNLLATGSYDGYARIWTTDGTLASTLGQHKGPIFALKWNKRGNYILSAGVDKTTIIWDAASGQCTQQFSFHAAPALDVDWQTNTAFASCSTDQCIHVCRLHVDKPIKSFQGHTNEVNAIKWDPQGQLLASCSDDMTLKIWSMKQDTCVHDLKAHSKEIYTIKWSPTGPGTQNPNMNLILASASFDSTVRLWDVERGVCIHTLTKHTEPVYSVAFSPDGKFLASGSFDKCVHIWSTQTGGLVHSYKGTGGIFEVCWNSRGTKVGASASDGSVFVLDLRKL, encoded by the exons ATGAGTTTTTCAATAGACGAAGTAAATTTTCTTGTGTATCGATACTTGCAAGAATCTG GGTTTCACCATTCTGCTTATACATTTGGTATAGAGTCTCATATTTCTCAAAGTAATATAAACGGAGCTCTTGTGCCACCGGccgctttattaaatatattgcaaAAGGGTCTTCAATATACTGAAGCAGAAATAACTATAGGAGAAGATG GAACAGAAACTCGTCTCACAGAGAGCTTGAGCCTAATTGATGCAGTCACTCCTGATATAGTTGCTGCTCGACAGAATGCTCACAATGCCCAAAAACAAGCAAATAAAGAACCAGGTTCTGGAGGGGAACAAAACGGT GGCACTACTTGTACCGCACCCACTACTACAGGTGGGGCTGCTACACCCAGTGCCCCTGAAAACATGGATGTAGACCAATCAATTGAAATACCTGCTAGCAAAGCAACTGTTCTTAGGGGACATGAATCAGAAGTATTCATATGTGCATGGAACCCTAGTACAGACCTTCTAGCTAGTGGTTCTGGAGACAGCACAGCTag AATATGGGATATGTCAGATAATCCTGCCACAACTCCTAATCAGCTTGTATTAAGGCATTGCATTCAGAAAGGAGGAGCTGAAGTTCCCAGTAACAAGGATGTGACATCATTAGATTGGAAT TGCGATGGAAATCTTCTAGCAACTGGATCATATGATGGTTATGCTCGTATATGGACCACAGATGGCACATTAGCATCGACTTTAGGTCAACATAAAGGACCTATATTTGCTTTGAAGTGGAACAAGCGAGGAAATTATATCTTGAGTGCAGGG GTTGATAAAACAACAATTATCTGGGATGCAGCATCTGGACAATGTACACAGCAATTCTCCTTCCACGCCGCACCTGCACTTGATGTTGATTGGCAAACAAATACAGCATTTGCATCATGTTCTACAGATCAGTGTATTCATGTCTGCAGACTTCATGTTGACAAACCTATAAAAAGTTTCCAGGGCCACACA aatgAAGTAAATGCAATAAAATGGGACCCACAAGGGCAACTGCTTGCATCATGTTCAGATGATATGACGCTTAAAATATGGTCGATGAAACAGGACACTTGCGTTCACGATTTGAAAGCCCACTCCAAGGAAATATATACCATAAAATGGTCTCCAACTGGACCAGGCACACAGAATCCTAATATGAATTTGATACTCGCTAGTGCATCTTTCGATTCAACTGTACGCTTATGGGATGTCGAGAGAGGAGTGTGTATTCATACACTTACAAAACACACAGAACCAGTTTACAGTGTTGCATTTTCTCCCGATGGCAAGTTTTTAGCGAGTGGTTCATTTGATAAATGTGTACACATTTGGTCAACTCAAACTGGTGGCCTTGTTCATTCTTACAAGGGTACAGGAGGTATCTTCGAAGTGTGTTGGAATTCTAGAGGTACAAAAGTAGGAGCAAGTGCAAGTGATGGAAGTGTTTTTGTCTTAGACTTGCGCAAATTATaa